The following are from one region of the Microbacterium paraoxydans genome:
- a CDS encoding GyrI-like domain-containing protein, protein MDAFPDAPFGPADSLELEAVPLAVIRHEGIRIADLRDAFDSGYAAMGAAFSAGTLIPAGPALAIYHGDPMGVFDLELGFPVQAPPSDPIATGDGAVIIASALPTGKAVATTVLGSYDGLGAGWAALVARAAEAGLHPRGVWIEVYVSDPGVDPDELRTDLLMPVA, encoded by the coding sequence ATGGACGCATTCCCTGACGCTCCGTTCGGCCCCGCAGACAGCCTGGAGCTGGAGGCCGTTCCCCTGGCCGTCATCCGCCACGAGGGCATCCGGATCGCCGACCTCCGCGATGCCTTCGACTCCGGATACGCGGCGATGGGTGCCGCCTTCTCTGCGGGCACCCTGATTCCGGCCGGCCCGGCGCTCGCGATCTACCACGGCGATCCGATGGGCGTGTTCGACCTGGAGCTCGGCTTCCCGGTCCAGGCTCCACCCTCCGACCCGATCGCCACGGGCGACGGGGCCGTCATCATCGCCTCGGCCCTGCCGACGGGGAAGGCCGTCGCGACCACCGTCCTCGGTTCCTACGACGGCCTCGGCGCCGGATGGGCGGCGCTGGTCGCGCGTGCGGCGGAGGCGGGGCTGCACCCGCGCGGCGTCTGGATCGAGGTCTACGTCTCGGACCCCGGTG
- a CDS encoding LysR family transcriptional regulator, protein MELHQLQILRELGALGSATAVAEALRVTPSAVSQQLAALQRSFPAPLTRRQGRTLVLTAAGEVLAAAGAEAIDAMAAARHALDDFEGAATGEVSISGFHSVGQALFGPIVRELSGKEHAPTVRLTDEDVAQSEFPGLTARYDLVLAHRMEHSAPWPTEGVRAVGLVREPLDVAVSADHPLADRRTLSPDEIAEEQWVTSRVGYSPDDVLRAVAAVARRPVEVRHRINDYGAVSAVVAAGGVLGMLPRFTSRSVDDRAIVRIPLRGVSTHRMIDVLARPENLRRRSVRVVVDALREVMTRLSAERSGDGGG, encoded by the coding sequence GTGGAACTCCACCAGCTCCAGATCCTCCGCGAACTCGGAGCGCTGGGAAGCGCGACCGCCGTCGCCGAAGCGCTCCGGGTCACCCCCTCCGCGGTCTCGCAGCAGCTCGCCGCGCTGCAGCGCTCCTTCCCTGCCCCGCTCACCCGTCGCCAGGGCCGCACGCTCGTGCTGACCGCCGCCGGCGAGGTGCTGGCAGCAGCCGGAGCCGAGGCCATCGACGCGATGGCGGCGGCGCGCCACGCCCTGGACGACTTCGAGGGCGCGGCGACGGGAGAGGTGAGCATCAGCGGCTTCCACAGCGTCGGCCAGGCGCTCTTCGGCCCAATCGTGCGGGAGCTGTCCGGGAAGGAGCACGCCCCGACCGTGCGTCTCACGGACGAGGACGTCGCGCAGAGCGAGTTCCCCGGACTCACCGCGCGGTACGACCTCGTCCTCGCCCATCGGATGGAGCATTCCGCGCCGTGGCCGACCGAGGGTGTCCGCGCCGTGGGTCTCGTCCGCGAGCCTCTGGACGTCGCCGTCTCCGCCGACCACCCTCTCGCCGATCGCCGCACCCTCTCGCCGGACGAGATCGCCGAAGAGCAGTGGGTGACGAGCCGTGTGGGGTACTCCCCCGACGACGTGCTCCGCGCCGTCGCCGCCGTCGCCCGCCGCCCGGTCGAAGTCCGGCACCGCATCAACGACTACGGTGCGGTGTCGGCGGTGGTCGCGGCCGGCGGCGTCCTGGGCATGCTCCCCCGGTTCACCTCGCGCAGCGTGGACGATCGCGCCATCGTGCGCATCCCGCTCCGAGGCGTGAGCACGCACCGCATGATCGACGTCCTCGCACGGCCGGAGAACCTGCGCCGCCGCTCGGTCCGCGTCGTCGTCGACGCCCTGCGGGAGGTGATGACCCGTCTGAGCGCGGAGCGTTCCGGAGACGGCGGTGGCTAG
- a CDS encoding M3 family metallopeptidase, with the protein MSDATNPLLQPSTLPFGLPDYRAIRPEHYLPAFRAGFAEQLAEVANITRVRSMPTFENTLEALERSGALLDRVAHAFYTVSSADATPEIQAIDEELAPLMAAHQDAITLDAALYARVAHVYEQRDTLDLDPEQRYLVERYHREMTHAGAGLDDEAKTQLTALNQKLSVLTNTFERNLLSDTNDLAVVFDSAAELEGLSAGELSAAARAAADRGLDGRYLLTLPLFTGHPALARLAVRESRRRIMAASRARGSRDNGNDNRPVLREIVRLRAERARLLGYASHAAYVTADETAGSPEAVERMLRRLSAPSARNARTERDALQAIVDETEPDPFPVEAHDWAFYTERVRTARYAIDTAALRPWFEAERVLQDGVFFAATRLYGVTFHERHDLAAYHPQARVFEVRNADDSPLGLYVLDLYTRDSKRGGAWMNAIVSQSRLRGSAPVVVNNLNVPQPGDGEPTLLTLDEVTTLFHEFGHALHGLFATVTYPHFAGTNVFRDFVEFPSQVNEMWILWPEVLDHYARHHETGEPLDPAIVARLRDTATFDQGHATSEYLAAAWLDQAWHRLSVDDAVDDVADFEAAALADIGLDDPAVPTRYSSTYFAHVFSGGYSAGYYSYIWSEVLDADTVEWFRENGGLTRANGDRFRDRLLGVGGSKDPLAAYRDFRGRDAEIEPLLKRRGLDS; encoded by the coding sequence ATGAGCGACGCCACGAACCCGCTGCTGCAGCCGTCGACCCTCCCCTTCGGGCTCCCGGACTATCGGGCCATCCGTCCGGAACACTACCTCCCCGCCTTCCGCGCCGGGTTCGCGGAGCAGCTCGCCGAGGTCGCGAACATCACCCGCGTACGGTCGATGCCGACGTTCGAGAACACCCTCGAGGCGCTGGAGAGGTCCGGCGCGCTCCTCGACCGGGTGGCGCACGCGTTCTACACGGTGAGCTCCGCCGATGCCACGCCGGAGATCCAGGCGATCGACGAGGAGCTCGCGCCGCTCATGGCCGCCCACCAGGATGCCATCACGCTCGATGCGGCGCTCTACGCGCGCGTGGCCCACGTGTACGAGCAACGCGACACCCTCGACCTCGATCCTGAGCAGCGCTACCTCGTGGAGCGCTACCACCGCGAGATGACGCATGCCGGCGCCGGGCTCGACGACGAGGCGAAGACGCAGCTCACGGCTCTGAACCAGAAGCTGTCCGTGCTCACGAACACCTTCGAGCGGAATCTGCTGAGCGATACGAACGACCTCGCCGTGGTCTTCGACTCCGCCGCCGAACTGGAGGGCCTCAGCGCCGGCGAGCTGTCCGCGGCCGCACGCGCCGCGGCCGACCGCGGGCTCGACGGCCGCTACCTCCTCACCCTGCCGCTGTTCACCGGCCATCCGGCCCTCGCACGGCTCGCGGTGCGGGAATCCCGTCGCCGGATCATGGCGGCGTCGCGCGCGCGGGGCTCCCGCGACAACGGCAACGACAACCGCCCGGTGCTGCGCGAGATCGTGCGCCTCCGCGCCGAGCGCGCGCGCCTCCTCGGCTACGCCTCGCATGCCGCGTACGTCACCGCCGACGAGACGGCGGGCTCCCCCGAGGCCGTCGAGCGGATGCTGCGCCGATTGTCCGCGCCGTCCGCGCGTAACGCCCGCACCGAACGGGACGCGCTCCAGGCGATCGTCGACGAGACCGAACCGGACCCCTTCCCCGTGGAAGCCCACGACTGGGCGTTCTACACCGAGCGCGTGCGCACCGCCCGCTACGCCATCGACACCGCCGCCCTGCGCCCCTGGTTCGAGGCGGAGCGCGTGCTGCAGGACGGCGTGTTCTTCGCGGCGACCCGCCTGTACGGGGTGACCTTCCACGAACGGCACGACCTCGCTGCCTACCACCCGCAGGCCCGCGTCTTCGAGGTGCGCAACGCCGACGACTCCCCACTCGGGCTCTACGTGCTCGACCTCTACACCCGCGACTCCAAGCGCGGCGGCGCCTGGATGAACGCGATCGTCAGCCAGTCCCGTCTGCGCGGCAGCGCCCCGGTCGTGGTCAACAACCTCAACGTCCCGCAGCCCGGGGACGGCGAGCCCACGTTGCTGACGCTCGACGAGGTGACGACGCTGTTCCACGAGTTCGGGCACGCTCTGCACGGCCTGTTCGCCACGGTGACCTACCCGCACTTCGCCGGGACCAACGTGTTCCGCGACTTCGTCGAGTTCCCGAGCCAGGTGAACGAGATGTGGATCCTCTGGCCCGAGGTCCTCGACCACTACGCCCGGCACCATGAGACCGGCGAGCCGCTGGATCCCGCCATCGTGGCGCGGCTGCGGGACACCGCGACCTTCGACCAGGGCCACGCGACCAGCGAGTACCTGGCCGCGGCGTGGCTGGATCAGGCGTGGCACCGGCTCTCCGTCGACGACGCAGTGGACGATGTCGCCGACTTCGAGGCGGCCGCACTGGCGGACATCGGCCTCGACGATCCCGCCGTTCCGACCCGGTACTCCTCCACCTACTTCGCCCACGTCTTCTCCGGCGGCTACAGCGCCGGGTACTACTCGTACATCTGGAGTGAGGTGCTCGACGCCGACACCGTGGAGTGGTTCCGGGAGAACGGCGGCCTCACCCGGGCCAATGGGGACCGTTTCCGCGACCGGCTGCTCGGGGTCGGCGGTTCGAAGGACCCGCTGGCCGCCTACCGCGACTTCCGGGGACGGGACGCCGAGATCGAGCCGCTCCTGAAACGCCGTGGACTGGACTCCTGA